A genomic stretch from Arachis stenosperma cultivar V10309 chromosome 3, arast.V10309.gnm1.PFL2, whole genome shotgun sequence includes:
- the LOC130970279 gene encoding sodium/hydrogen exchanger 8, whose amino-acid sequence MAAVTASVIAYKLMEEPQPFSLADVAAAAVAAADASSPSPSSSSSGNFAETGNPSDAVVFFGISMVLGIACRHLLRGTRVPYTVALLIIGIALGSIEYGTHHRLGKIGDGIRIWAEINPELLLAVFLPALLFESSFSMEVHQIKRCIAQMILLAGPGVVISTFCLGAVLKLTFPYNWSWKTSLLLGGLLSATDPVAVVALLKELGASKKLSTIIEGESLMNDGTAIVVYTLFYRMVLGSTYNWVDVIKFLVQVSFGAVGIGVAFGIASVLWLGFIFNDTVIEISLTLAVSYIAYFTAQEGADLSGVLTVMSLGMFYSAFARTAFKGESQQSLHIFWEMVAYIANTLIFILSGVVIAEGVLGDDNVFHHGTSWTHLLLLYVYVQVSRCIVVGALFPLLRYFGYGLDWKEACILIWSGLRGAVALSLSLSVKRSSGRSLELTPETGTLFVFFTGGIVFLTLIVNGSTTQFVLHYLDMDKLTAAKKRILDFTKYEMLNKALEAFGELGDDEELGPADWATVKRYISCLNNIEGERVHPHGTSENDTNLDAMNLKDIRVRLLNGVQAAYWEMLDEGRISQTTANILMLSVEEAIDLASHEPLCDWKGLKTNVHFPNYYKFLQSSMLPPKLVTYFTVERLESACNICAAFLRAHRVARQQLHDFIGESDVASAVINESIAEGEEARKFLEDVRLTYPQVLGVVKTRQATYVVLNHLIEYVQDLEKAGILEEKEMLHLHDAVQTDLKKLLRNPPLVKLPKITSMHPMLGALPSPVRESLISGTREMMKLRGLTLYKEGSRSNGIWLISNGVVKWESKVIRNKHSFNPTFSHGITLGLYEVLTGRQYICDVLTDSVVFCVFIEADKIVSCLGSDPSVEDFLWQESAIFLSKVLLPQIFEKMSMQELRAMIAERSQMTIYIRGETIEIPNHSVAFLLEGYVKTQARQELVTAPAVLLSSQGNLSFHSLSSSGIRESSFSHQGSSYLVEARARVIIFDIAAFEADSPPARRSNSLLSHSMEHPHRTLRSREHSGLMSWPENFYKQKPHRHNSEGNGRQITNLSARAMQLSIYGSMVELRIPGRSRSSTSNQTKPALSLSYPSIVPQQGRPLLSVKSESAVTAKKGREVSDLAQQNAPNQPLQNTESRVQHHGDYSSDDDSVVEEDLLVRIDSPSTLSFPHS is encoded by the exons ATGGCGGCAGTCACAGCATCGGTGATTGCTTACAAGCTCATGGAAGAACCACAACCTTTTTCCCTTGCTGatgttgctgctgctgctgttgcTGCTGCTGATGCCTCTTCTCcgtctccttcttcttcttcttctggtAATTTTGCAGAGACTGGGAATCCATCTGATGCGGTCGTCTTCTTTGGTATCAGTATGGTACTTGGGATTGCATGCAGGCACCTCCTCCGCGGCACCAGAGTCCCTTACACTGTTGCCTTGCTCATCATTGGCATTGCCCTTGGTTCCATAG AGTATGGTACTCATCATCGGCTGGGAAAGATTGGGGATGGAATTCGTATTT GGGCAGAGATTAATCCAGAACTTCTGCTGGCCGTTTTTCTTCCTGCTCTCCTTTTTGAGAGCTCATTCTCAATGGAAGTTCACCAAATCAAG AGGTGTATTGCTCAAATGATCTTACTAGCTGGTCCTGGAGTTGTGATTTCAACCTTTTGTCTTGGAGCTGTTTTGAAG CTAACTTTTCCATATAATTGGAGTTGGAAAACATCACTATTGCTTGGGGGACTTCTGAGCGCAACTGATCCTGTTGCAGTTGTAGCTTTGTTGAAGGAGCTCGGTGCCAGTAAAAAACTAAGCACAATAATTGAAGGCGAATCCTTGATGAATGATGG GACGGCTATTGTGGTTTATACTTTATTCTATCGAATGGTTCTTGGTAGCACCTACAATTGGGTTGATGTTATCAAATTTCTAGTGCAAGTCTCATTTGGAGC TGTAGGAATTGGTGTTGCTTTTGGGATAGCATCTGTTTTATGGCTTGGGTTTATTTTTAATGATACAGTGATAGAGATTTCCCTTACACTTGCCGTTAGCTACATTGCTTACTTCACT GCTCAAGAGGGTGCTGATCTATCTGGTGTTTTGACTGTCATGTCGTTGGGAAT GTTCTATTCTGCATTTGCAAGGACAGCTTTTAAGGGTGAAAGTCAACAAAGTTTACATATCTTTTG GGAAATGGTTGCATATATTGCTAATACATTAATTTTCATCTTGAG TGGAGTTGTTATAGCTGAAGGAGTACTTGGTGATGACAATGTCTTCCATCATG GAACATCATGGACCCACCTCTTGCTTCTCTATGTTTATGTTCAAGTGTCGAGATGCATCGTAGTTGGTGCATTATTTCCCTTGCTAAGGTATTTTGGATATGGCTTGGATTGGAAAGAAGCTTGTATTCTAATCTGGTCAGGATTGCGAGGGGCAGTTGCCTTGTCACTTTCATTATCAGTCAAG CGTTCAAGTGGCCGATCACTTGAATTGACTCCAGAGACAGGAACACTG TTTGTTTTCTTCACTGGTGGTATTGTGTTTTTAACACTTATAGTGAATGGTTCGACAACACAGTTTGTTTTACACTACCTTGACATGGACAAGTTAACAGCTGCAAAG AAACGTATCCTTGAtttcacaaagtatgaaatgTTGAACAAAGCACTAGAAGCTTTTGGTGAACTTGGAGATGATGAGGAACTAGGGCCTGCTGATTGGGCCACAGTGAAGAGATATATCTCCTGCTTAAATAACATTGAAGGTGAACGTGTTCATCCTCACGGCACATCTGAAAATGATACTAATCTGGATGCTATGAATTTGAAAGACATACGAGTACGCCTTCTCAATG GTGTCCAAGCTGCTTactgggagatgcttgatgaagGACGAATTTCTCAAACGACAGCTAATATTCTAATGTTATCTGTGGAGGAGGCAATAGATTTGGCTTCACATGAGCCTCTATGTGACTGGAAAGGCTTAAAAACTAATGTTCACTTTCCAAATTACTACAAGTTTCTTCAGTCTAGTATGCTTCCACCAAAATTAGTTACATACTTCACTGTGGAAAGGTTGGAATCTGCATGTAATATTTGTGCTGCGTTTCTTCGTGCACACAGAGTTGCTCGACAACAATTACATGACTTCATAG GTGAAAGTGATGTTGCTTCTGCTGTTATCAATGAAAGCATTGCAGAAGGAGAAGAAGCACGGAAGTTCCTGGAAGACGTTCGCCTAACATATCCTCAG GTCTTAGGAGTTGTGAAAACAAGGCAAGCCACATATGTAGTTCTAAATCACTTAATTGAATATGTTCAAGACCTTGAGAAGGCTGGGATTTTGGAGGAGAAAGAGATGTTGCATCTGCATGATGCTGTCCAG ACTGATTTAAAGAAATTACTCAGAAATCCTCCTTTGGTGAAGCTTCCTAAAATAACTAGTATGCATCCTATGTTGGGCGCTCTGCCTTCTCCGGTTCGTGAATCACTTATAAGTGGTACCAGGGAAATGATGAAATTGCGTGGCTTGACACTATACAAGGAAGGATCAAGATCAAATGGAATTTGGTTAATTTCTAATGGAGTGGTAAAG TGGGAAAGCAAGGTGATAAGAAACAAGCACTCTTTCAATCCAACTTTCTCGCACGGGATCACATTGGGTCTTTACGAAGTGCTGACAGGAAGGCAGTATATCTGTGATGTCCTCACAGATTCCGTGGTGTTCTGCGTCTTCATCGAAGCCGACAAGATAGTTTCATGCCTTGGATCAGACCCTTCCGTGGAAGACTTCCTGTGGCAG GAAAGTGCTATTTTCCTTTCCAAAGTATTGCTTCCCCAGATATTTGAGAAAATGTCTATGCAAGAACTAAGAGCCATGATTGCTGAAAGATCACAAATGACAATATACATAAGAGGAGAGACAATAGAAATACCGAATCATTCGGTCGCATTCTTGCTAGAAGGATATGTCAAAACTCAAGCTCGTCAAGAACTGGTAACAGCACCAGCAGTCCTGCTCTCTTCACAAGGGAATCTAAGCTTCCACAGTTTGTCAAGTTCAG GTATCAGGGAAAGTAGTTTTTCTCATCAAGGATCGTCTTATCTAGTTGAAGCTAGAGCAAGGGTAATCATATTTGACATTGCAGCATTTGAGGCTGATTCTCCTCCTGCTAGAAGATCAAATTCGTTATTATCACATTCCATGGAACATCCCCATAGAACCTTACGTAGCAGAGAACACAGCGGTCTTATGAGCTGGCCTGAAAACTTCTACAAGCAGAAGCCCCATCGGCACAATTCCGAAGGGAACGGCCGACAAATAACTAATTTGTCTGCAAGAGCAATGCAGTTGAGCATCTACGGGAGCATG GTGGAATTACGGATCCCTGGCCGGAGCCGAAGTTCGACGAGCAATCAGACTAAACCGGCTCTTAGTTTGTCATACCCAAGCATTGTGCCACAACAGGGGCGTCCACTCTTGTCAGTAAAATCAGAAAGTGCTGTCACTGCAAAGAAGGGCCGTGAAGTGAGTGACTTAGCACAACAAAATGCTCCAAACCAACCTCTACAAAACACTGAAAGTAGAGTGCAGCATCATGGAGATTACTCAAGTGATGATGATTCAGTTGTTGAAGAAGATCTTCTTGTCAGGATTGATTCTCCAAGCACCCTATCTTTTCCCCATTCTTGA
- the LOC130970281 gene encoding probable potassium transporter 17: MSDGVVLNLHFAATPPSSQGKEKEIRETLLLAYRTLGVVFGGLVTSPLYVYPSMPLNSPTEDDYLGIYSIMFWTLTLIALVKYATIAIHADDHGEGGTFALYSLLCRRLNIGILPSNQVYSNSSTYSRIERGVEAQSWLAKLFERSIVARRVLLFLAMLGTCMIIGDGILTPAISVLSAMDGLRAPFPSVSKSLVEALSAIVLVVLFLLQKFGTSRVSFLFSPIMGAWTFCTPLVGIYSIIHHYPSIFKAISPHYIFHFFWRNGKAGWLLLGGTVLCITGSEAMFADLGHFNQRSIQIAFLFTIYPSLVLTYAGQTAYLIKNPNDHDDGFYKFIPTSVYWPIFIISTSAAVVASQSLISATFSIIKQSVVLDYFPRVKVVHTSHSKEGEVYSPEVNYILMVLCVAVILIFGDGKDIGNAFGVVVSLVMLITTILLTLVMIMIWRTPVVLVTLYFVVFFIMEGVYVSAVFTKFSEGGWIPFAISFVLAFIMFGWFYGRQRKIEYEITQKISFHRLEELLADPSVQRVPGICFFYTNIQDGLTPILGHYIKNMKSLHKVTIFTTLRYLLVPKVDPHERIVIKKSNLEGVYGCVIQYGYADALHFEDDFVSQVIGSLILHIKNCSGNAEPDSQEIEQEVSSLEEARCAGVVHVRGKTRFYIGLNCGWFDKIMLGFYEFMHSNCRSGLPALRVPLQQRIEVGMLYEA, from the exons ATGTCAGACGGCGTCGTACTCAACCTCCACTTCGCCGCCACTCCTCCTTCTTCTCAGGGGAAGGAGAAGGAGATAAGGGAGACACTCTTGCTGGCTTACAGGACCCTGGGAGTCGTCTTTGGAGGCCTCGTGACGTCACCGCTTTATGTTTATCCTTCAATGCCGTTGAACTCTCCAACCGAAGATGACTATCTCGGCATATACAGTATCATGTTCTGGACTCTCACTCTCATTGCGCTTGTCAAGTACGCCACCATTGCCATCCATGCTGATGATCACGGTGAAG GTGGAACTTTTGCCTTGTATTCTTTACTTTGCAGACGATTGAATATTGGAATCCTTCCATCTAATCAGGTATATTCTAATTCAAGTACTTATTCACGCATAGAAAGGGGTGTTGAAGCACAATCTTGGCTTGCCAAATTGTTTGAAAGAAGCATAGTTGCTCGACGAGTTTTGCTCTTTCTTGCTATGCTAGGAACTTGCATGATTATCGGTGATGGCATACTTACGCCTGCAATTTCAG TGTTATCAGCAATGGATGGACTAAGAGCACCTTTTCCCTCAGTAAGCAAAT CACTTGTGGAAGCACTCTCTGCAATTGTCTTggttgttttgtttttattgcaAAAATTTGGCACATCACGCGTGAGTTTCCTCTTTTCCCCAATAATGGGTGCATGGACCTTTTGTACCCCACTTGTAGGAATTTACAGCATCATACACCATTATCCTAGTATTTTCAAGGCTATATCTCCTCACTATATTTTCCATTTCTTTTGGAGAAATGGAAAAGCTGGCTGGCTTTTACTTGGTGGTACTGTCCTCTGCATTACAG GTTCTGAGGCAATGTTTGCTGATCTTGGTCATTTCAATCAGAGGTCTATTCAG ATAGCTTTTCTATTCACAATCTACCCATCTTTAGTTCTCACTTATGCGGGACAGACAGCATACTTGATCAAGAATCCCAATGACCATGATGATGGATTCTACAAATTTATACCAACTTCAGTGTACTGgcctatttttattatttctacaTCAGCTGCAGTTGTTGCTAGCCAGTCATTAATCTCAGCTACATTTTCCATCATCAAGCAATCTGTGGTACTGGATTATTTTCCTCGAGTAAAGGTTGTACATACATCTCACAGTAAAGAAGGAGAGGTATACTCTCCTGAAGTGAACTACATCCTGATGGTCCTTTGTGTTGCTGTAATACTCATTTTTGGAGATGGAAAAGATATTGGAAATGCTTTTG GTGTCGTTGTGAGCCTAGTAATGCTTATCACCACTATATTACTTACATTAGTCATGATCATGATATGGAGAACCCCAGTTGTGCTGGTTACCCTTTACTTTGTTGTGTTTTTCATCATGGAAGGGGTTTACGTCAGTGCTGTTTTCACTAAATTTTCTGAAGGTGGATGGATTCCTTTTGCCATATCATTTGTCCTTGCATTCATCATGTTCGGTTGGTTTTATGGTAGACAAAGAAAAATCGAGTATGAGATAACCCAGAAGATAAGCTTTCATAGACTTGAAGAACTTTTAGCTGACCCTAGTGTTCAAAGGGTTCCTGGAATATGTTTCTTTTATACTAACATTCAAGATGGGTTGACTCCTATTCTTGGCCATTACATTAAGAACATGAAATCCCTTCATAAGGTCACCATATTCACAACTCTCAGATATTTATTAGTCCCTAAGGTTGATCCACATGAGAGGATTGTAATCAAGAAATCAAATCTCGAAGGGGTGTATGGTTGTGTAATCCAATATGGCTATGCAGATGCTCTACATTTTGAAGATGATTTTGTAAGTCAAGTTATTGGTAGTTTGATACTACATATAAAAAACTGCTCTGGTAATGCTGAACCTGATTCTCAAGAGATTGAGCAAGAAGTTTCCAGTTTAGAAGAAGCAAGATGTGCCGGGGTTGTTCATGTTCGCGGAAAGACTAGATTCTACATTGGCCTGAACTGTGGTTGGTTTGATAAAATCATGCTTGGTTTCTATGAATTCATGCACAGCAACTGTAGATCCGGTTTGCCTGCGCTTCGGGTTCCATTACAGCAAAGGATTGAAGTTGGAATGCTATACGAGGCTTGA
- the LOC130968839 gene encoding transmembrane 9 superfamily member 3-like, with protein MGRAQFSTLLFSLAILTSLLATHVRSDASNHRYNEGDPVPLYANKVGPFHNPSETYRYFDLPFCSTGREKEKTEALGEVLNGDRLVSAPYVLDFNKDKDLISVCKKKLTKKDVARFREAVKKDYYFQMYYDDLPIWGFIGTIDKEGKNDPSEYKYFLYKHIQFDVLYNKDRVIEISARMDPHSVVDLTEDKEVETEFLYSAKWKPTDIPFERRMEKYSQSSSLPHHLEIHWFSIINSCVTVLLLTGFLATILMRVLKNDFMKYAQDEEAADDQEETGWKYIHGDVFRFPKNKSLFAAALGSGTQLFALTIFIFTLALVGVFYPYNRGALFTALVVIYALTSGIAGYTATSFYIQLEGTNWVRNLLLTGCLFCGPLFLMFCFLNTVAIVYSATAALPFGTILVIVLIWTLVTSPLLVLGGIAGKNSKAEFQAPVRTTKYPREIPPLPWYRSTIPQMAMAGFLPFSAIYIELYYIFASVWGHRIYTIYSILFIVFIILLIVTAFITVALTYFQLAAEDHEWWWRSFLCGGSTGLFIYGYCLYYYYARSDMSGFMQTSFFFGYMACICYGFFLMLGSVGFRASLLFVRHIYRSIKCE; from the exons ATGGGAAGGGCCCAGTTCTCGACGCTGCTCTTTTCTCTCGCGATTCTAACCTCTCTCCTCGCAACTCATGTCAGATCCGATGCTTCAAACCACCGTTACAACGAAGGTGACCCTGTTCCTCTCTACGCCAACAAAGTCGGTCCCTTTCACAACCCTAG TGAAACTTACCGGTATTTTGACCTGCCATTCTGTTCAACAG GTCGTGAGAAAGAAAAGACTGAAGCACTTGGTGAGGTGTTGAATGGAGACCGCCTTGTGAGTGCTCCTTATGTTCTTGACTTCAATAAGGATAAGGACTTGATATCTGTCTGCAAGAAGAAGCTCACAAAGAAGGATGTTGCTCGGTTCCGAGAAGCAGTTAAAAAAGATTATTACTTCCAAATGTACTATGATGACTTGCCAATCTGGGGATTTATTGGAACAATTGACAAAGAAGGGAAAAATGACCCCAGCGAGTATAAGTATTTCCTTTACAAGCACATTCAGTTCGATGTTCTATACAACAAAGATCGTGTGATTGAAATCAGTGCCCGCATGGATCCTCATTCTGTTGTGGACCTTACTGAGGACAAGGAAGTTGAAACTGAGTTTCTTTATTCTGCAAAATGGAAGCCAACAGATATTCCTTTTGAGAGGAGAATGGAAAAATACTCTCAgtcttcttctttgccacatcACTTAGAGATTCATTGGTTCTCAATCATAAACTCCTGTGTAACAGTTCTTCTTCTGACTGGTTTTCTGGCCACCATTCTCATGCGTGTCTTAAAGAATGATTTTATGAA ATATGCACAAGATGAGGAAGCTGCTGATGATCAAGAGGAGACAGGGTGGAAATATATTCATGGTGATGTTTTCCGGTTTCCGAAGAATAAATCATTGTTTGCAGCTGCCTTAGGTTCTGGTACTCAATTGTTTGCTCT TaccattttcattttcactcTTGCACTGGTTGGTGTATTTTATCCCTATAACCGAGGAGCTTTATTTACTGCACTGGTGGTCATATATGCTCTCACGTCTGGCATTGCTGGCTACACTGCTACTTCCTTCTATATTCAACTTGAAGGGACTAATTGG GTTAGAAACTTACTGCTGACAGGATGCCTCTTTTGTGGCCCTCTGTTCCTGATGTTCTGTTTCCTTAACACAGTTGCAATTGTTTATAGCGCAACTGCTGCTCTGCCATTTGGCACAATTTTGGTGATTGTCCTAATATGGACATTGGTAACTTCACCATTACTTGTCTTGGGCGGTATTGCAGGGAAAAATAGCAAAGCCGAGTTCCAAGCACCTGTCCGCACTACAAAATATCCCCGAGAGATTCCTCCTCTGCCTTGGTACAGGAGTACCATCCCCCAGATGGCAATGGCTGGATTTCTACCATTCAGTGCCATCTACATCGAGCTGTACTACATTTTCGCTAGTGTTTGGGGCCACAGGATTTATACTATTTACAGCATACTTTTCATTGTCTTCATTATTCTCTTGATTGTCACTGCTTTCATCACTGTGGCTTTGACATACTTTCAACTTGCTGCTGAAGATCATGAATGGTGGTGGAG GTCTTTTCTGTGTGGTGGATCAACTGGTTTGTTCATCTACGGCTACTGCTTGTACTACTACTATGCACGATCAGATATGTCTGGTTTCATGCAAACTTCGTTCTTCTTTGGCTACATGGCCTGCATCTGCTATGGCTTCTTCCTCATGCTTGGCAGCGTAGGCTTTCGTGCCTCGCTGCTCTTTGTCCGCCATATATACAGGTCCATCAAGTGTGAGTAG
- the LOC130970209 gene encoding serine/threonine-protein kinase BRI1-like 2: MENNNNKRNPLPHFPRLTLMLFLITMMFPVTEEAAAPVSSSIKTDEQALLMFKKMVQKDETGALSGWQLNRNPCTWFGVSCTHGRVTQLDLSGHGLSGTITLDPLSSLDMLSVLKLSLNSFSVNSTSLLTLPYSLTQLDLSFAGVSGPIPDNFFSRCPNLVVVNLSYNNMTGPIPDNFLQNSDKLQSLDLSSNNLSGSISGLKIDCNSLLQLDLSENRLSDSIPISLSNCTSLKSLNLGNNLISGEIPKALGNLNSLQTLDLSRNQLIGWIPFEFGNVCASLVELRLSFNNLTGSIPSSFSSCTWLQLLDISNNNMSGPLPDSIFHNLGSLQELRLGNNAISGPFPSSISSCKKLRIVDFSSNKFYGSIPRDICPGAASLEELRMPDNLITGEIPSQLSKCSQLKTLDFSLNYLNGSIPEELGQLENLEQLIAWFNGLEGKIPPKLGKCKKLKDLILNNNHLTGEIPSELFNCSNLEWISLTSNELSGEIPREFGLLTRLAVLQLGNNSFTGQIPGELANCSSLVWLDLNSNKLTGEIPPRLGRQQGAKSLFGILSGNTLVFVRNVGNSCKGVGGLLEFYGIRPERLLQVPTLRTCDFTRLYSGPVLSLFTKYQTLEYLDLSYNELRGRIPQEFGDMEALQVLELSHNQLSGEIPSTLGQLKNLGVFDASHNRLQGHIPDSFSNLSFLVQIDLSNNELTGEIPSRGQLSTLPASQYANNPGLCGVPLQECSRNDNTQTTANQSEEIPRGGHRSATAAWANSIVMGILISVASVCILIVWAIAMRARRKEAEEVKMLNSLQASHAATTWKIDKEKEPLSINVATFQRQLRKLKFSQLIEATNGFSAASLIGCGGFGEVFKATLKDGSSVAIKKLIRLSCQGDREFMAEMETLGKIKHRNLVPLLGYCKVGEERLLVYEYMEYGSLEEMLHGRTKSRDRRILTWEERKKVARGAAKGLCFLHHNCIPHIIHRDMKSSNVLLDHEMESRVSDFGMARLISALDTHLSVSTLAGTPGYVPPEYYQSFRCTAKGDVYSFGVVMLELLTGKRPTDKEDFGDTNLVGWAKMKVRQGTHMEVIDPDLLQVCQGSDEAQLNEVKDMLRFLDITLQCVDDLPSKRPNMLQVVAMLRDLHHGTTNTA, encoded by the coding sequence ATggagaacaacaacaacaaaagaaaccCACTTCCCCATTTTCCACGTCTTACACTCATGCTCTTCCTTATTACGATGATGTTTCCTGTGACTGAAGAAGCTGCAGCACCAGTTTCTTCTTCCATCAAGACCGATGAACAGGCCCTTCTCATGTTCAAAAAGATGGTTCAAAAAGATGAAACTGGAGCTTTGTCAGGTTGGCAGCTCAACAGGAATCCATGCACCTGGTTTGGAGTTTCATGCACTCATGGAAGAGTCACTCAGCTTGATCTCAGTGGCCATGGTTTATCCGGAACCATCACTCTTGACCCTCTATCTTCTCTAGACATGTTGTCTGTTCTGAAACTTTCTCTCAATTCATTCTCTGTAAATTCCACTTCCTTGCTTACCCTCCCTTACAGTTTGACACAGCTTGATCTCTCTTTTGCCGGAGTTTCAGGTCCAATCCCTGACAACTTCTTCTCAAGGTGTCCAAATCTTGTTGTTGTGAACCTCTCTTACAACAACATGACTGGCCCTATCCCTGATAATTTCTTGCAAAATTCTGATAAGCTGCAGTCTCTTGATCTCTCTTCCAACAATTTATCAGGCTCAATATCTGGCCTCAAAATTGATTGCAACTCCTTGTTGCAGCTTGATCTATCTGAGAACCGTTTATCAGATTCAATTCCAATCTCTTTGTCAAACTGCACCAGCCTCAAGAGTTTGAACTTGGGGAACAATTTGATTTCTGGTGAGATTCCAAAGGCTTTGGGGAATCTGAACAGCCTACAGACTTTGGATCTTTCAAGGAATCAACTCATTGGTTGGATCCCTTTTGAGTTTGGAAATGTGTGTGCTTCCCTTGTCGAACTTAGGCTCTCTTTCAACAACCTTACAGGTTCAATACCATCAAGTTTCTCTTCTTGCACTTGGCTGCAGCTTCTTGATATATCCAACAACAACATGTCAGGTCCATTGCCGGATTCAATCTTTCATAACCTCGGATCATTGCAGGAATTAAGGCTGGGAAACAATGCAATCTCAGGGCCATTCCCATCTTCAATATCTTCCTGCAAGAAACTGAGGATTGTGGATTTTAGCTCAAACAAATTCTATGGATCTATCCCCAGAGATATATGTCCAGGTGCAGCATCACTTGAGGAGCTGAGAATGCCAGATAATCTCATAACTGGGGAAATTCCATCTCAACTGTCAAAATGCTCACAGTTAAAGACACTTGATTTTAGTCTCAACTATCTCAATGGTTCAATCCCTGAGGAGCTTGGACAGCTTGAGAATCTTGAGCAGCTGATAGCATGGTTCAATGGCTTGGAAGGTAAGATTCCACCAAAGTTGGGGAAATGCAAGAAGCTCAAGGATCTTATACTGAACAATAATCACTTAACTGGTGAAATTCCCAGTGAGTTGTTCAACTGCAGCAACCTTGAATGGATATCACTCACAAGCAATGAGCTCAGCGGCGAGATACCGCGCGAGTTTGGCCTATTGACAAGGCTGGCTGTTCTGCAGCTTGGAAACAACAGCTTCACCGGGCAGATACCGGGGGAGCTGGCCAATTGCAGCAGTTTGGTGTGGTTAGACTTGAACAGCAACAAGCTCACAGGTGAGATTCCACCAAGACTTGGAAGACAGCAAGGAGCAAAGTCATTGTTTGGAATTTTGTCAGGAAACACTTTGGTGTTTGTGAGGAATGTTGGAAACTCGTGCAAAGGTGTTGGGGGTTTGTTGGAATTCTATGGAATAAGGCCTGAGAGACTCTTGCAGGTTCCAACACTGAGGACCTGTGATTTCACAAGGCTGTATTCAGGTCCTGTTCTTAGCCTTTTCACAAAGTATCAGACTCTGGAGTATCTTGATCTCTCCTACAACGAGCTCCGAGGAAGAATCCCCCAAGAATTCGGGGACATGGAGGCCCTGCAGGTTCTTGAGTTGTCTCACAATCAGTTATCTGGAGAAATCCCTTCAACATTAGGCCAGCTAAAGAATTTGGGAGTGTTTGATGCATCACACAATAGATTGCAGGGCCATATCCCTGACTCATTCTCAAACCTGTCATTCTTGGTGCAGATTGATCTATCAAACAATGAGTTAACAGGAGAGATTCCATCTAGAGGGCAATTGAGCACACTTCCAGCTTCTCAGTATGCAAACAATCCCGGTCTTTGTGGTGTTCCGTTGCAGGAATGCAGCAGGAATGATAACACCCAAACCACAGCAAATCAAAGTGAGGAGATTCCCAGAGGAGGCCATAGATCAGCAACTGCAGCATGGGCTAACAGCATTGTCATGGGGATTCTGATTTCTGTGGCTTCTGTTTGTATTTTGATCGTGTGGGCAATCGCGATGCGGGCGAGGAGGAAGGAGGCAGAGGAAGTGAAGATGCTCAATAGCTTGCAGGCATCACATGCTGCCACAACATGGAAGATTGACAAGGAGAAAGAGCCTCTAAGCATCAATgttgcaacctttcagaggcaGCTTAGGAAGCTGAAATTCTCACAGCTGATCGAAGCAACCAATGGATTCTCAGCAGCAAGCCTAATTGGTTGTGGTGGCTTTGGTGAAGTGTTCAAGGCCACACTGAAGGACGGTTCAAGTGTTGCAATCAAGAAGCTCATTAGGCTGAGCTGCCAGGGTGATAGAGAATTCATGGCTGAGATGGAAACCCTGGGGAAGATCAAGCACAGAAACCTAGTCCCTCTGTTGGGATACTGCAAAGTTGGGGAAGAGAGGCTGCTTGTGTATGAGTACATGGAGTATGGAAGCCTGGAGGAGATGCTCCACGGCAGAACAAAGTCGCGCGACCGGCGAATCCTGACATGGGAAGAGAGGAAAAAGGTTGCAAGAGGTGCTGCGAAGGGACTTTGTTTCCTTCACCACAATTGCATCCCACACATAATACACAGAGACATGAAATCAAGCAATGTGCTGCTTGATCATGAAATGGAGTCAAGAGTGTCTGATTTCGGAATGGCAAGGCTCATAAGTGCACTTGACACACATCTCAGCGTCAGCACATTGGCCGGAACACCTGGCTATGTTCCACCCGAGTACTACCAAAGCTTCAGGTGCACGGCAAAGGGAGATGTCTACTCTTTTGGAGTTGTCATGCTTGAATTGTTAACCGGGAAGCGCCCCACCGATAAGGAGGACTTTGGAGACACCAATTTGGTGGGATGGGCGAAGATGAAGGTTCGCCAAGGGACTCACATGGAAGTCATTGATCCTGATTTGCTTCAGGTGTGTCAAGGTTCAGATGAAGCTCAGCTGAATGAAGTTAAGGACATGCTTCGCTTCTTGGATATCACTTTGCAGTGCGTTGATGACTTGCCTTCTAAGAGGCCAAACATGTTGCAGGTTGTTGCCATGCTCAGAGACCTTCATCATGGAACCACCAACACTGCTTGA